The Maniola hyperantus chromosome 9, iAphHyp1.2, whole genome shotgun sequence genome includes a region encoding these proteins:
- the LOC138402731 gene encoding uncharacterized protein has translation MEKLRLEFVVKKSMDDPKSNVICLTSITNNNRTFLMPEEFQPAKLHDTLIKTQTFQKVKTTLQKRNDRRQVWFTLTPEICGTYIDEDGNMQFKGYLLEESTQETRTLPSTSGISEEALTRILENFAEKKNSSKSDNIKKLTEKTVLEKFNNKMSNVSQWMAIFESECIRVGIEEDTKKIEALRLFLEDSCLDWYSSRLIKCTVNSEWSTWKENFCETYADRGWSPVRYAMLFKYRQGSLLEYALKKEKLLLEVNKSMDNTMLIDLIATGLPNFIADKINRTSLKETKDLFNNIRGLEHLVNKKNSGIKMKGLENKIKDRDGSYKPCRICEKENKGNRYHSESLCWYKNKNNDKQKRDQIKTVNNSELETELNEINPKN, from the coding sequence ATGGAGAAGTTAAGATTGGAATTTGTTGTAAAAAAATCGATGGATGATCCGAAATCAAATGTCATCTGCTTAACatcaataactaataataatcgtACCTTCTTAATGCCGGAAGAATTCCAACCAGCAAAACTGCACGACACATTGATAAAAACTCAAACAtttcaaaaagtaaaaaccacACTACAAAAGAGAAATGATAGAAGACAAGTTTGGTTTACACTAACACCAGAGATATGTGGTACCTACATAGATGAAGATGGAAACATGCAGTTTAAAGGATATTTGCTAGAGGAATCAACACAAGAAACGCGGACACTGCCCTCTACTTCTGGAATTTCAGAAGAGGCTTTGACGAGAATCTTAGAGAATTTTGCTGAAAAAAAGAATTCATCGAAGTCCGACAATATAAAAAAGCTGACAGAAAAAACTGTATTAGAGAAATTCAATAATAAGATGTCAAATGTATCACAATGGATGGCTATTTTTGAATCAGAATGTATTCGTGTTGGTATAGAAGAAGACACTAAGAAAATTGAGGCCTTGAGATTATTCTTAGAAGATTCATGCCTCGATTGGTACAGTTCAAGACTCATAAAATGTACAGTAAACTCGGAATGGTCAACGTGGAAGGAAAACTTCTGTGAAACTTACGCAGACAGGGGATGGTCGCCAGTGAGATATGCAATGCTATTCAAATATAGACAAGGATCATTACTGGAATATGCTttgaaaaaggaaaaacttttattagaagttaataaatcaatggatAATACCATGTTAATTGATTTAATTGCCACCGGGCTCCCAAATTTTATTGCAGACAAAATCAATAGAACTAGCTTAAAGGAGACTAAGGATTTGTTTAATAATATCAGGGGCTTGGAACATCTAGTGAATAAAAAGAATTCGGGAATAAAAATGAAAggcttagaaaataaaattaaagaccgAGATGGAAGTTACAAACCATGCAGAATTTGTGAGAAAGAAAACAAAGGCAACCGGTATCACTCCGAATCTTTGTGTtggtataaaaacaaaaataatgataaacaaAAAAGAGATCAGATAAAAACAGTTAATAATTCAGAGTTAGAAACAGAATTAAACgaaataaatccaaaaaactAG